The uncultured Desulfobulbus sp. genome window below encodes:
- a CDS encoding NADH:ubiquinone reductase (Na(+)-transporting) subunit B: protein MKFLRDFFDRLEPKFAKGGPWQRWHALFEATDSFLFHSRRITQVAPHVRDGVDYKRIMITVIIALIPCVIMALWNTGYQANSGLEQLGLTSPPGWRGAVMASIGCDSHSLLSNMLHGALYFVPIYLVTVVVGSIWEGLFNLIRGHEISEAFLVTSLLFPLTLPPTIPLWQVALGISFGIIFAKEVFGGVGRNFMNPALVSRAFLYFAYPVAITGDAVWVPVDGITSATPLSALASAPAGINPTALPLTWTDAFIGIMPGSMGETSALACLLGAGFLLYTGIASWRVMGSMLLGGVLAALLMANLPTPVNGLQTLPAHWHLVLGGFAFGLVFMATDPVSAAQTPLGQWIYGVLIGILAIVIRAMNPAFPEGVMLAILLGNVCAPLLDHFVIQANIKRRRLRHG from the coding sequence ATGAAATTTCTTCGCGATTTTTTCGACAGATTGGAACCAAAATTTGCCAAGGGCGGGCCCTGGCAGAGGTGGCATGCTCTGTTTGAAGCGACTGATTCCTTTTTGTTTCACAGCAGGCGAATAACGCAGGTGGCTCCCCATGTGCGAGATGGAGTTGATTACAAGCGAATCATGATCACCGTGATAATCGCTTTGATTCCCTGTGTCATCATGGCCCTGTGGAATACTGGCTACCAGGCCAACAGCGGGCTGGAGCAACTTGGGCTTACGAGTCCTCCTGGTTGGCGCGGGGCGGTGATGGCCTCGATCGGTTGCGACTCGCACAGCCTGCTTTCCAATATGCTGCATGGAGCGCTCTATTTTGTTCCTATTTATCTTGTCACCGTTGTGGTGGGGAGTATCTGGGAAGGGTTGTTTAACCTTATCCGGGGACACGAGATCTCCGAGGCCTTTCTTGTCACCAGTTTGCTCTTTCCTCTGACCTTGCCGCCAACCATTCCCCTCTGGCAGGTTGCACTGGGCATCAGTTTTGGAATCATCTTTGCCAAAGAGGTCTTTGGGGGGGTCGGTCGTAATTTTATGAATCCGGCGTTGGTGTCCAGGGCGTTTCTCTACTTTGCTTACCCCGTTGCCATCACAGGAGATGCGGTCTGGGTTCCAGTGGATGGGATCACAAGCGCCACACCACTTTCAGCCCTTGCATCGGCTCCGGCAGGGATCAACCCGACAGCGCTGCCATTAACGTGGACAGATGCCTTTATCGGAATCATGCCGGGTTCCATGGGGGAAACATCGGCCCTTGCCTGCTTGCTTGGCGCCGGGTTCCTGCTCTATACAGGGATTGCCTCCTGGCGGGTTATGGGGTCCATGCTCCTGGGAGGAGTTCTTGCCGCCCTGCTCATGGCAAACCTGCCAACGCCAGTCAATGGCCTCCAGACGCTGCCAGCCCATTGGCACCTGGTTCTGGGTGGCTTCGCCTTTGGCCTGGTGTTTATGGCGACAGATCCGGTATCGGCTGCACAAACACCCCTGGGGCAATGGATCTACGGTGTACTCATCGGTATCCTGGCCATTGTCATTCGCGCAATGAACCCGGCTTTTCCCGAAGGTGTGATGCTGGCCATACTCCTGGGCAACGTTTGTGCCCCTCTGCTGGATCATTTTGTTATCCAGGCCAATATTAAAAGAAGGAGGCTGCGCCATGGCTGA
- a CDS encoding Na(+)-translocating NADH-quinone reductase subunit C, which yields MAEESVARPFYTVLVLALVCSALVAGTAVGLRPFQEANRKIDKQKNILRAAGLFNPDEKVVEQFQRLIQTRLVDLTTGRFVDQEQEASENLEEKRTLARDEDPAGLFQLERFTLVYLVRQGGSFSQIILPVRGKGLWSTMYAYVAVDADLNTIRGISFYEHGETPGLGGEIENPSWQAGWKGKHIYGAQNTVALKVVKNGKTGGVSEDHRIDGISGATMTGNGVSAMLRFWFGDNGFGPLLQVLQQQGGLNERSKT from the coding sequence ATGGCTGAAGAATCCGTCGCCAGACCCTTTTATACGGTCCTGGTTTTGGCCCTTGTTTGCTCGGCTCTTGTGGCTGGAACAGCAGTTGGCCTGCGTCCCTTTCAAGAGGCCAATCGTAAAATAGATAAGCAAAAAAATATTCTTCGTGCCGCTGGTTTGTTTAATCCCGACGAGAAGGTCGTGGAGCAGTTTCAACGACTGATTCAAACACGTTTGGTCGATCTGACAACAGGCAGGTTTGTCGACCAGGAGCAAGAAGCCAGTGAGAATCTTGAAGAAAAAAGAACCTTGGCGCGCGATGAGGACCCCGCCGGTCTTTTTCAACTCGAGCGGTTTACTCTCGTCTACCTTGTTCGGCAGGGGGGCAGTTTCAGTCAGATTATCCTGCCTGTGCGGGGGAAAGGCCTTTGGTCAACGATGTATGCCTATGTGGCTGTGGATGCTGATCTAAACACCATTCGTGGCATCAGCTTTTATGAGCACGGAGAAACCCCAGGGCTTGGTGGCGAGATAGAAAATCCCTCCTGGCAGGCAGGCTGGAAGGGAAAACACATCTATGGTGCCCAAAACACTGTCGCCTTAAAAGTTGTAAAGAATGGCAAGACGGGCGGCGTGAGCGAGGATCACCGTATCGATGGTATCTCCGGAGCGACCATGACTGGAAACGGGGTGTCGGCAATGCTGCGCTTCTGGTTTGGTGACAATGGTTTTGGCCCCTTGCTTCAAGTACTGCAGCAACAGGGAGGACTCAATGAAAGATCGAAAACGTGA
- a CDS encoding NADH:ubiquinone reductase (Na(+)-transporting) subunit D: MKDRKRDLLLRSIIERNPIALLVLGICSALAVTSQMQTAFVMSVCVTLVVACSSCIISLVRAQIPNSVRIGIQITVIATLVILVDQVLKAFYFDLAKQLSIYIGLIITNCIVMGRAEGFAMSNPPLNSFLDGIGNGLGYGFVLLSVSFIRELFGSGTLFGWEVLPLTTNGGWYVRNGLLLLPVSAFFIIALIIWLLRTIDPVQQEKD; the protein is encoded by the coding sequence ATGAAAGATCGAAAACGTGATCTCCTGCTTCGTTCGATTATCGAGCGTAATCCAATCGCTCTTCTGGTGCTTGGTATCTGCTCGGCCCTGGCGGTTACCTCCCAGATGCAGACAGCCTTTGTGATGTCTGTCTGTGTTACTCTGGTTGTCGCCTGCTCAAGCTGTATTATCTCCCTGGTGCGGGCGCAAATTCCCAACTCGGTACGTATCGGCATCCAGATTACGGTCATTGCGACCCTGGTGATTCTGGTCGATCAGGTGCTCAAAGCCTTTTACTTTGATCTGGCCAAGCAGCTCTCCATCTATATAGGGCTGATTATTACCAACTGTATCGTCATGGGACGAGCGGAAGGCTTTGCCATGTCGAACCCTCCACTGAACAGTTTTTTGGATGGTATTGGCAATGGACTGGGCTATGGATTCGTGTTGCTGAGCGTTTCTTTTATCAGAGAACTCTTTGGCTCCGGGACACTTTTTGGGTGGGAGGTCTTGCCGTTGACAACCAATGGCGGTTGGTATGTACGCAATGGTCTCTTGCTGTTACCGGTGAGCGCTTTTTTTATCATCGCGTTGATCATCTGGCTTCTACGTACCATTGATCCGGTGCAACAGGAGAAAGACTGA
- the nqrE gene encoding NADH:ubiquinone reductase (Na(+)-transporting) subunit E, translating to MAHYFDIIIRSLFIENLPLSFFLGMCTFLAISKKVKSAVGLGAAVLVLMVITVPVNNLLLTRLLEPGALAWAGHPELDLSFLGLLTYIGVIAAIVQVLEMALDRFMPTLYGTLGIFLPLLTVNCAILGGSLFMVERKYSFAESIAYGLGAGGGFFLAVVLLAGIREKLEYADPPAGLRGLGMTFICAGLMALAFMGLGGF from the coding sequence ATGGCACACTATTTTGATATCATCATTCGATCGTTATTCATAGAGAACCTGCCCCTGAGTTTTTTTCTAGGCATGTGTACCTTTCTTGCCATTTCGAAGAAGGTGAAGAGTGCTGTCGGACTCGGAGCTGCGGTGCTGGTGCTCATGGTGATCACGGTTCCGGTGAACAATCTTCTTCTCACCAGGTTGCTTGAACCAGGTGCGCTTGCCTGGGCAGGGCATCCGGAGCTGGATCTGAGTTTTCTGGGGCTGCTCACCTATATCGGTGTGATCGCAGCTATTGTTCAGGTCCTTGAAATGGCACTTGATCGTTTCATGCCCACGCTCTATGGGACTTTGGGAATATTTCTCCCTCTGTTGACAGTGAACTGCGCCATTCTCGGAGGCAGCCTCTTTATGGTGGAAAGGAAATACAGTTTTGCGGAAAGCATCGCCTATGGCCTGGGAGCAGGCGGAGGCTTCTTCCTTGCGGTGGTGCTGCTGGCCGGAATTCGTGAAAAACTGGAATATGCTGATCCGCCAGCTGGGCTACGGGGGCTGGGGATGACCTTTATCTGTGCCGGGCTGATGGCTTTAGCCTTTATGGGACTTGGCGGCTTTTAA
- the nqrF gene encoding NADH:ubiquinone reductase (Na(+)-transporting) subunit F — MTEIIGAVLTFLAIQLVLVTLIVMAKRLLLPSGEVIITVNEDKELSVKPGGKLLTSLAQEGIFLSSACGGGGSCGQCRCLVEEGGGAILPTEQGKIKPAEARRGMRLSCQVPVKRDLKIQVPPEMLETKKWQCTVRSNNNVATFIKELVLELPQGEEVNFKPGGYIQIEVPPHALEYKSFDIDEKFLGDWTKFKMFQYQSRVPQPVSRAYSMANYPGEKGIIKLNVRIASPPPRGPLGIPPGQASSYIFNLKEGDEVTIAGPFGEFFIEESDSEMIYIGGGAGMAPLRSHIFELFKARNTKRKVSFWYGGRSVQELFYIEEFEALAKEHENFSMHVALSDPQPEDNWQGLTGFIHQVLYENYLKEHEAPEDINYYMCGPPVMTQAVLEMLDNLGVESSNIHYDDFGG, encoded by the coding sequence ATGACAGAAATTATCGGTGCAGTTCTTACCTTTCTGGCCATCCAGCTGGTTCTGGTCACCTTGATTGTCATGGCAAAGCGGTTGCTGTTGCCCTCTGGCGAGGTGATCATTACTGTCAATGAGGATAAAGAACTTTCAGTTAAGCCTGGGGGCAAGCTTCTGACCTCCCTTGCACAGGAAGGCATATTTCTTTCCTCCGCCTGTGGAGGTGGTGGAAGTTGCGGCCAGTGCCGCTGTCTGGTGGAAGAAGGCGGCGGGGCCATTCTGCCAACCGAGCAGGGCAAGATTAAACCCGCCGAAGCCAGACGGGGGATGCGCCTCTCCTGTCAGGTTCCGGTGAAACGAGATCTTAAGATTCAGGTGCCTCCAGAGATGCTGGAGACTAAAAAATGGCAGTGTACGGTTCGTTCAAATAACAATGTCGCCACATTCATTAAAGAACTGGTGTTGGAACTACCGCAGGGAGAGGAGGTGAACTTCAAGCCGGGAGGCTATATTCAGATTGAAGTACCCCCCCATGCTCTGGAATATAAAAGTTTTGATATCGACGAGAAATTTCTGGGCGACTGGACCAAATTTAAAATGTTCCAGTACCAGTCCAGGGTTCCTCAGCCAGTGAGTCGAGCCTACTCCATGGCCAATTATCCTGGTGAGAAAGGGATCATCAAGCTTAATGTTCGTATTGCCAGCCCACCCCCACGCGGTCCTCTGGGAATCCCTCCCGGGCAGGCTTCTTCCTATATATTTAACCTCAAGGAAGGAGACGAGGTAACCATTGCCGGTCCTTTTGGTGAGTTTTTTATCGAAGAATCAGACTCGGAGATGATCTATATTGGTGGAGGTGCGGGAATGGCTCCATTGCGGAGCCACATTTTTGAGTTGTTCAAGGCTCGCAACACAAAACGCAAGGTGTCCTTTTGGTACGGTGGACGAAGCGTCCAGGAACTCTTTTATATAGAGGAGTTTGAAGCGCTGGCCAAGGAACATGAGAATTTCAGTATGCACGTGGCCCTTTCTGACCCTCAACCGGAAGACAACTGGCAGGGGCTGACCGGATTTATTCATCAGGTACTCTATGAAAACTATCTTAAAGAGCACGAAGCTCCGGAAGATATTAATTACTACATGTGTGGACCACCGGTGATGACCCAGGCTGTACTTGAAATGCTCGATAACCTTGGGGTCGAATCTTCCAATATTCATTATGATGATTTTGGAGGTTGA
- a CDS encoding DNA ligase, whose product MYWLMLLFFICTSSLGFCADQALQHVEQYRQGIDITGWAMSEKLDGIRGYWTGKKLLTRSGNIIHTPPWFIKNFPPFPLDGELWRRRNDFPFVQKTVLDTTPTKEWQQITYNIFEVPGASGNFQERLHMLNTWLQHHPLQHLRVIEQVPCRGSKHLAQFLKQVEALGGEGVIVKDPTIAFASGVNQVVLKVKSFQTMEGVVIGYNPGKGKFKQMLGSLTLRLENGTLLKLGSGFSIPERKMPPPLGSIVVFKYQGMTANGIPRFASYLHMRKD is encoded by the coding sequence ATGTATTGGCTGATGCTGCTGTTTTTCATCTGTACTTCTTCCCTTGGCTTCTGCGCGGATCAGGCCCTGCAGCATGTAGAACAATATAGGCAGGGAATCGATATAACCGGCTGGGCTATGAGTGAAAAACTCGATGGGATTCGCGGCTATTGGACAGGGAAAAAGCTTCTTACCCGTTCAGGAAACATCATTCATACACCGCCCTGGTTCATCAAGAACTTCCCCCCATTTCCACTGGATGGAGAGTTATGGCGTAGACGAAACGATTTTCCCTTTGTCCAAAAGACCGTACTGGACACCACACCTACCAAGGAATGGCAGCAGATCACCTACAATATCTTTGAAGTGCCTGGCGCCTCGGGAAATTTTCAGGAGCGCCTTCACATGCTCAATACCTGGCTGCAGCACCATCCTCTCCAACACCTTCGCGTCATAGAACAGGTTCCATGCAGGGGTTCAAAACATCTTGCCCAGTTTCTCAAGCAGGTTGAAGCACTCGGTGGAGAAGGCGTTATTGTAAAAGATCCCACAATAGCTTTTGCTTCCGGGGTAAATCAGGTGGTGTTGAAAGTCAAGTCATTTCAAACCATGGAAGGAGTCGTCATTGGCTATAATCCAGGCAAGGGCAAATTCAAGCAAATGCTTGGGAGCCTCACCCTCCGACTTGAAAATGGCACCCTGTTGAAACTTGGCAGTGGTTTCAGTATTCCTGAACGAAAAATGCCTCCCCCTCTTGGTAGTATCGTTGTTTTTAAATATCAGGGGATGACGGCAAACGGCATTCCTCGTTTCGCCTCCTACCTCCATATGCGAAAAGATTAA
- a CDS encoding SHOCT domain-containing protein, which translates to MGHFIGGGLVGGFLNILFLFLIIALVYKLFFANKSCAPKDRDIEDSLKILDVRLARGEIGEEEYQRLREILRKNEAGIH; encoded by the coding sequence ATGGGACATTTTATAGGTGGCGGACTTGTGGGCGGATTTTTGAACATCCTTTTTCTCTTTCTCATCATTGCTCTTGTTTACAAACTTTTCTTTGCCAATAAATCCTGTGCGCCAAAAGATCGTGACATCGAGGATTCTCTCAAAATCCTTGATGTCAGGCTTGCCCGTGGTGAAATCGGCGAGGAAGAGTATCAACGTCTACGCGAAATCCTGAGAAAAAACGAGGCTGGCATTCATTGA
- a CDS encoding histidine kinase dimerization/phospho-acceptor domain-containing protein — protein MNRKKLYAPSWMIIGMSLVLMMVVLLMGGMSYQRERQSLTVLLQEKGAAVIQAFEAGARTGMRGFLGKEARLQTLLAETALQSDSRYIALVDKNGVILADSEQNEVGSKVSDYVVSASFQPGNDVQWRIRTDALQGEIFEVYKRFLPAVDHKEGAQHHHGHMEMAAPLGDMECVSTWTEEHARQSLFDAKEPPTLIIGKDINPYQRAIADEIRHNYIMAGIIFLVALAGIVSLFWAQSYLKNRRILDDTRAFAAEIVHSLPIGMVVVGKSESVLYINEVACSLLALERTLAEKMAVDQLLPPQLLALTTAKNEHSPSGTLEVTLQREKKEPAVVRVSRSVVRSEGGQPIGYMIILQDVTQLRALERGLRQREKLAAIGDLAAGIAHEIRNPLSSIKGYVTYFGSLFDKESENRQAAVIMAGEVDRVNRVISELLEFA, from the coding sequence ATGAATAGAAAGAAGCTCTATGCTCCATCCTGGATGATCATCGGGATGAGCCTGGTGTTGATGATGGTTGTGCTCCTGATGGGGGGGATGAGTTATCAACGCGAACGACAATCTTTGACGGTCTTACTGCAGGAAAAAGGTGCGGCCGTTATCCAGGCCTTTGAGGCCGGTGCCCGTACAGGGATGCGTGGCTTTCTCGGGAAAGAGGCTCGCCTGCAGACGCTCTTGGCGGAAACAGCCCTGCAATCAGATAGCCGCTATATAGCGCTGGTGGATAAAAACGGCGTGATTCTTGCCGATAGCGAGCAGAACGAGGTAGGCTCAAAGGTGAGCGATTATGTGGTGAGTGCTTCCTTCCAGCCCGGGAACGATGTTCAGTGGCGTATTCGTACCGATGCCCTGCAGGGCGAAATTTTTGAGGTGTACAAGCGTTTTCTTCCTGCAGTTGACCACAAAGAAGGGGCCCAACATCACCACGGACATATGGAGATGGCCGCACCCCTCGGAGACATGGAGTGTGTGTCGACGTGGACAGAAGAACATGCCCGACAATCGCTGTTTGACGCCAAAGAACCGCCAACGCTGATCATCGGTAAGGATATAAATCCCTATCAACGCGCCATTGCCGATGAGATTCGCCATAACTACATCATGGCCGGGATTATTTTCCTCGTGGCTCTTGCTGGTATTGTCTCGCTTTTCTGGGCGCAGAGTTATCTGAAAAATCGTCGCATCTTGGACGATACCCGTGCCTTTGCCGCGGAGATTGTGCACAGTCTCCCCATAGGCATGGTGGTCGTCGGAAAATCAGAGAGTGTCTTGTATATCAACGAGGTCGCCTGTTCCCTCCTGGCGCTGGAACGGACCCTGGCTGAAAAGATGGCAGTGGATCAACTGCTGCCTCCCCAGTTGCTTGCGCTCACTACCGCAAAAAATGAACATTCACCATCGGGGACGCTTGAGGTTACCCTGCAGCGGGAAAAGAAAGAGCCTGCCGTGGTACGAGTGAGTCGATCCGTTGTTCGCAGTGAAGGGGGGCAGCCCATAGGATACATGATCATTCTTCAGGATGTCACCCAACTCAGAGCCTTGGAACGCGGTCTCCGCCAAAGGGAAAAACTGGCCGCCATCGGTGACCTGGCAGCGGGGATCGCCCATGAGATACGCAACCCCCTCAGTTCGATCAAAGGGTATGTTACCTATTTCGGGAGCCTTTTTGACAAGGAGAGCGAAAACAGGCAAGCCGCCGTCATTATGGCCGGCGAGGTGGATCGAGTGAATCGGGTTATCTCGGAACTGTTGGAGTTTGCCTGA
- a CDS encoding transposase, with amino-acid sequence MIARCPEIFPLEIQHGYRMKDSYVSIRLNIRIRRIEVENTNFTIRPSFVMPYQTAFTKDIDNALFLRKFDIPFWALAHVFGRNASFWYRLESHLGRFSIVGTTIKEPAKLPAHLVADEKHTKIRGKKCYIPTTVAEGCILGVAVTEKADNADLERGYSTFKQEALDLKPKYSPKTVNTDGWAATKNAFGNLFPSICILSCFLHIYIKIRDRSKKKHRELFIEVATALWECFQAPTRRSFSQKIRRLVEAAQYESYPDVILAPLKKIKSNIVDYSMTYKHKGSHRTSNMLDRLMQGMDRHMYNTRYFHGSLEAAEQNIRGWAHIKNFAPQNPKTVKQHAGLKSPSEQLNGRRYHDCWLQNLLISSSLGGFRGAPLNPK; translated from the coding sequence ATGATAGCCAGATGTCCGGAAATTTTTCCGCTTGAGATCCAGCATGGCTATCGGATGAAAGACAGTTACGTCTCAATAAGGCTCAACATCCGGATACGACGGATAGAAGTGGAAAATACGAATTTTACCATACGTCCATCATTTGTGATGCCCTATCAAACAGCATTCACCAAAGATATTGACAACGCCCTGTTTCTACGAAAATTTGATATACCGTTTTGGGCACTTGCACATGTTTTCGGCAGAAATGCATCGTTTTGGTATCGGCTTGAAAGCCACTTGGGACGATTCAGTATCGTCGGGACTACCATTAAGGAACCGGCCAAACTGCCGGCGCATCTCGTTGCCGACGAAAAGCACACGAAAATACGGGGCAAAAAGTGCTATATCCCAACAACTGTGGCTGAAGGCTGTATACTCGGTGTCGCCGTTACCGAAAAGGCAGACAATGCCGACCTTGAGCGAGGCTACAGCACCTTCAAGCAAGAGGCTCTGGATCTAAAACCGAAGTACTCCCCAAAGACTGTGAATACAGACGGCTGGGCAGCAACCAAAAATGCATTTGGCAACCTTTTTCCATCGATATGCATCTTGTCCTGTTTTCTGCATATTTACATTAAGATACGCGACAGATCCAAGAAAAAACACAGGGAGCTATTCATCGAGGTGGCAACAGCGCTTTGGGAATGTTTTCAAGCCCCCACAAGGCGTTCATTTTCCCAAAAAATCAGAAGACTTGTGGAAGCAGCACAATACGAATCGTATCCTGATGTGATTCTAGCCCCTTTGAAAAAGATCAAGAGCAATATCGTTGATTATTCAATGACATACAAGCACAAGGGAAGTCACAGAACAAGCAACATGCTTGACCGGTTAATGCAGGGAATGGACCGCCACATGTACAATACGAGATATTTCCACGGTTCCCTGGAAGCAGCAGAGCAAAATATTCGGGGCTGGGCGCACATCAAAAATTTTGCTCCGCAAAACCCGAAAACGGTGAAACAACATGCTGGATTGAAAAGTCCATCCGAACAGTTGAATGGCCGTCGATATCACGATTGCTGGCTACAGAACCTTTTGATTTCCTCCTCTCTTGGAGGATTTCGAGGGGCTCCCCTAAATCCGAAATAA
- a CDS encoding sigma-54 dependent transcriptional regulator: protein MKKTTILVVDDDAAHLQMLRTVLGSLGYRVVTATDGGEAIAYVHEKSCDLILMDVRMTHVDGIEALAQIKEINPSIPVIIMTAYSSVDTAVEAMKLGAYDYLTKPLNFEEMQLLISRAMEHLQLTRENKSLKQQIGLDQGFSEIIGSSTAVGKVIDMARIVSPTEATVLITGESGTGKELFAKVIHANSERKKQSMVTVNCAALTETLLESELFGHEKGTFTGADRQRNGRFVQANKGTIFLDEVGEIPLAMQAKILRAIQEREIQRLGSDEVQHVDVRIIAATNRDLQEEVHKGTFREDLYYRLNVMNIHIPPLRERITDIPLLAQHFLNKYVAKNRKNIKGFSPEVMDVLTHASWPGNVRELENVIERAVILAMNPYISETDLPQNFRAESSSGANDIAALTGLGGKSLDEIESLAIQETLAKTKGNKTEAAKLLNITRTTLNNKLKKYNLTS, encoded by the coding sequence ATGAAAAAAACGACGATTCTCGTTGTTGATGATGATGCCGCCCACCTCCAGATGCTGCGAACCGTGCTGGGGAGTCTCGGGTACAGGGTGGTCACCGCCACTGACGGAGGTGAAGCTATTGCCTATGTGCATGAAAAATCATGCGATCTCATCCTTATGGATGTACGCATGACCCATGTGGATGGCATCGAGGCACTGGCCCAGATCAAGGAGATCAATCCTTCTATTCCGGTAATCATCATGACCGCCTACTCTTCTGTGGATACGGCGGTGGAAGCCATGAAGCTCGGGGCCTATGATTATTTGACCAAGCCGCTCAATTTCGAGGAGATGCAACTCCTGATCAGCCGTGCCATGGAGCATCTCCAACTCACCCGGGAAAATAAGTCCCTGAAACAGCAGATAGGGCTCGACCAGGGGTTCAGTGAGATCATTGGCTCCAGCACGGCCGTGGGAAAAGTCATTGATATGGCGCGCATAGTCTCCCCCACCGAGGCAACGGTCCTGATCACCGGCGAAAGCGGCACGGGCAAGGAACTCTTTGCCAAGGTGATTCACGCCAATAGCGAGCGCAAAAAACAGTCCATGGTCACGGTGAACTGTGCGGCTTTGACTGAAACCCTTTTGGAATCAGAACTTTTTGGTCATGAGAAAGGTACCTTCACCGGTGCAGATCGGCAACGCAACGGACGCTTTGTCCAGGCCAACAAGGGAACGATCTTTCTCGATGAAGTGGGGGAGATCCCTTTGGCCATGCAGGCAAAAATTTTGCGGGCAATTCAGGAACGGGAGATTCAACGACTCGGCAGTGATGAAGTTCAGCATGTGGATGTGCGCATTATTGCCGCGACCAATCGCGATTTACAAGAGGAGGTGCATAAGGGAACCTTTCGCGAGGATCTCTATTATCGGCTGAATGTGATGAATATCCATATCCCCCCCTTGCGTGAGCGTATTACGGATATCCCTTTGCTGGCGCAGCATTTTCTCAATAAATATGTGGCTAAAAATAGAAAAAATATCAAAGGGTTCAGTCCAGAGGTCATGGATGTTCTCACGCATGCCTCCTGGCCGGGGAATGTCCGTGAGTTAGAAAACGTGATCGAGCGAGCCGTGATTCTTGCCATGAATCCTTATATATCTGAGACTGATTTGCCTCAGAACTTCCGTGCGGAGTCTTCTTCCGGGGCAAACGATATCGCTGCGCTCACCGGCTTGGGAGGTAAATCGCTGGATGAAATTGAGAGCCTGGCGATACAGGAAACCTTGGCAAAAACCAAGGGGAATAAGACTGAAGCGGCAAAGCTCCTCAATATCACACGGACGACGCTCAACAATAAGCTGAAGAAGTATAATTTGACGTCTTGA
- a CDS encoding YfbR-like 5'-deoxynucleotidase, with protein sequence MRLPKLTLADLARSGHVTRWHSVRTSRDQTLAEHHYMVTRISNKLAKEIFGGELTDTDLLQIMEYASLHDTPELLMGDLPSPLKQHIDRICGEDNPIDTIEAEIAPWLIRMKQEMRQEHLVIVKLADIIDALVFITMEGIGEHAKQVILILERMLNEKLQQAMANYPQYRWRYTLELLKELLHNGDGAKIAFEFDG encoded by the coding sequence ATGCGACTACCAAAACTTACCCTTGCAGATCTTGCCAGATCCGGCCATGTCACCCGCTGGCACAGTGTTCGAACCTCAAGAGACCAGACCCTGGCTGAGCATCATTACATGGTCACCAGAATCTCCAATAAACTGGCCAAGGAAATTTTCGGAGGGGAACTTACAGACACCGACCTGCTGCAAATTATGGAATACGCTTCTCTGCATGATACACCGGAATTACTCATGGGCGATTTGCCCAGTCCGTTGAAGCAGCATATCGATCGTATTTGCGGAGAGGATAATCCGATAGATACCATTGAAGCTGAAATCGCTCCCTGGCTTATACGAATGAAACAGGAAATGCGACAGGAGCATCTCGTTATCGTTAAGCTTGCAGATATTATCGACGCTTTGGTGTTTATCACCATGGAAGGAATAGGGGAGCATGCAAAGCAGGTGATCTTAATTTTGGAACGTATGTTGAACGAGAAACTACAGCAGGCCATGGCAAACTATCCACAATACCGCTGGCGGTATACCTTGGAGCTTCTCAAAGAACTGTTACACAACGGAGATGGTGCCAAAATCGCTTTTGAGTTTGATGGGTGA
- the tnpB gene encoding IS66 family insertion sequence element accessory protein TnpB (TnpB, as the term is used for proteins encoded by IS66 family insertion elements, is considered an accessory protein, since TnpC, encoded by a neighboring gene, is a DDE family transposase.), with the protein MNDAYVFLALGATDMRKSINGLSLLVEEQFEMDLFTGNLFAFCNRRQDLVKILYWDGNGFCVWMKRLEEDHFAGRIAKRRSWKVMQAP; encoded by the coding sequence ATGAACGATGCATATGTCTTCCTTGCCTTGGGAGCAACGGACATGCGAAAATCAATTAACGGCCTGTCGTTGCTGGTCGAAGAGCAGTTCGAGATGGATCTTTTTACCGGCAACCTGTTTGCTTTCTGTAATCGAAGACAAGATCTGGTGAAGATTCTCTATTGGGACGGCAACGGCTTTTGCGTCTGGATGAAGCGTCTTGAGGAGGATCATTTCGCTGGCCGGATAGCGAAAAGGAGGTCTTGGAAAGTCATGCAGGCGCCCTGA